In a single window of the Scophthalmus maximus strain ysfricsl-2021 chromosome 18, ASM2237912v1, whole genome shotgun sequence genome:
- the ppp1r13bb gene encoding protein phosphatase 1, regulatory subunit 13Bb isoform X1, translating to MMPMILTVYLSDEEQAVTEVPITPETTCRDVVEFCKEPGESGCHLAEVWRGNERAIPFEHMMYEHLQKWGPRKQEVKFFLRHEDSPTESSDQGSQQSQDQTSRRSGTTGEKHNENGVGNQRVELTLSELQEMATRQQQQIEAQQQMLVAKEQRLRYLKQQERRQQQTVSEGEKLQRLKERVESQEAKLKKIRAMRGQVDYSKVINGNLSVEIEQVSSLFQEKQAELQSAVLRVEQLSLQLEDLRRGKLNGIHTALGGQVTGTAALELRKLYQELQIRNKLNQEQNSKLQQQKDLLNKRNMEVTLMDKRISELRERLYKKKAEARQKENLPLNRANGPPSPQPAPGTLGRVAAVGPYIQVPVPGRQDGGYTMPPDPLKPQTLGVNNQANHGRTKSANDTGWSTVGKTNSTLKPPERRDSGSDTQGKSPPSGSPVTPSGEKVLESKMAVSSPAIPKPQPPPYGSHHISATSASSLERRRDAPPPLRPLPNPPAPAWPRTPPSTGSSSQQIQQRISVPPSPTLQPNVPLFPPGLSERLDPPPAVAVRPFIPDRGSRPQSPRKGPPTMHSSSIYHMYLQQAAPKSQPLKPALKAVYGKPVLSSSSMPPSPLPFVQAGGAFPLLHGPLVGDDALDGEIDDHDGFPHLEPSAPPPSVENIPRPLSPTKLTPMVHSPLRYQSDADLEVLRKKLANAPRPLKKRSSITEPEGPSGPNIQKLLYQRFNTLAGGIEGNGVGGSGGGNGAGNGTPFYQPANPPGYPGGDSVADTDNGNLPSGMPLLPPPGAEELGSEAAPPSTDANDNEPLPSPLEELDDPEEAEGPEDDDNNNNVGTSEASLPSPVPEVTTPEESGTAVSQPLEKRTNLKKPNSERTGHGFRVKFNPLALLLDASLEGEFDLVQRIIYEVENPSTPNDEGITPLHNSVCAGHHHIVKFLLDFGVNVNAADSDGWTPLHCAASCNSVHLCKLLVESGAAIFASTISDVETAADKCEEMEEGFIQCSQFLYGVQEKLGVMNKGTVYALWDHEAQNQDELSFGEGDAITILRRQDDIETEWWWARLEDSEGYVPRNLLGLYPRIKPRQRSLA from the exons ATGATGCCG ATGATATTGACGGTGTACCTCAGCGACGAGGAGCAGGCCGTGACCGAGGTACCCATCACCCCTGAGACGACCTGCCGCGATGTTGTTGAGTTCTGCAAAGAGCCTGGCGAGAGTGGCTGCCACCTGGCTGAGGTCTGGAGAGGCAACG AGCGCGCGATCCCCTTCGAACACATGATGTACGAACATTTGCAGAAATGGGGGCCTCGGAAACAAGAGGTCAAGTTCTTCCTCCGGCACGAAGATTCCCCGACCGAGAGCAGCGATCAAG GGAGTCAGCAGTCTCAGGATCAGACAAGTCGCAGAAGTGGAACCACCGGAGAGAAGCACAATGAGAACGGG gtgGGGAATCAGCGTGTTGAGCTCACGctgtcagagctgcaggagatggccacacggcagcagcagcagatcgaGGCTCAGCAACAGATGCTCGTCGCAAAG GAGCAACGCTTGCGTTACCTGAAGCAGCAGGAGCGGCGTCAGCAGCAAACCGTCTCAGAGGGCGAGAAGCTGCAGAGGCTAAAAGAACGCGTAGAGAGTCAGGAGGCAAAGCTCAAGAAGATCCGGGCAATGAGAGGCCAGGTGGACTACAGCAAGGTCATCAATGGCAACTTGT CTGTAGAGATTGAGCAAGTGAGCAGCCTGTTCCAAGAGAAGCAGGCAGAGTTGCAGTCGGCCGTGCTGAGGGTGGAGCAGCTCAGCCTGCAGCTAGAGGACCTGCGGAGAGGGAAGCTCAACGGCATTCACACCGCCCTGGGTGGCCAAGTGACCGGCACTGCAGCTCTGGAGCTTCGTAAACTCTACCAAGAGCTCCAG ATTCGGAACAAGTTGAACCAGGAGCAAAACAgcaagctgcagcagcagaaggatcTTCTGAACAAACGCAACATGGAAGTGACGCTCATGGACAAGCGCATAAGCGAGCTGCGGGAACGCCTCTACAAGAAAAAAGCTGAGGCACGTCAAAAAGAGAACCTCCCT CTGAACAGAGCCAACGGGCCTCCTTCTCCCCAGCCGGCTCCTGGGACTCTGGGTCGCGTGGCTGCTGTTGGGCCGTACATCCAAGTCCCTGTACCGGGCCGACAGGACGGAGGCTACACCATGCCCCCAGACCCACTAAAGCCTCAGACCCTGGGTGTCAATAATCAAGCCAACCACGGCCGAACCAAGTCAG CGAACGATACTGGTTGGTCGACTGTTGGCAAGACAAACTCAACTCTGAAGCCTCCTGAGAGAAGGGACTCGGGGAGTGACACCCAGGGAAAAAGCCCCCCCTCAGGTTCCCCCGTCACTCCAAGTGGAGAAAAG GTGCTAGAATCCAAAATGGCCGTCTCTTCCCCTGCCATACCCAAGCCACAGCCACCTCCCTACGGCTCCCACCACATCTCCGCGACCTCAGCCAGCTCCCTGGAGCGCCGCCGGGACGCGCCACCTCCTCTTCGCCCGCTCCCAAACCCGCCGGCTCCCGCTTGGCCCCGCACGCCGCCCTCCACAGGCTCGTCCTCCCAACAGATCCAGCAGCGTATCTCGGTGCCACCAAGCCCCACCTTACAGCCCAACGTGCCGCTCTTCCCCCCCGGGCTGAGCGAGCGGCTCGATCCGCCGCCAGCCGTGGCAGTGCGCCCCTTCATCCCGGACAGAGGCTCGCGGCCTCAGTCGCCCCGTAAAGGTCCTCCCACCATGCACTCCAGCTCCATCTACCACATGTACCTCCAGCAGGCAGCGCCAAAGAGCCAGCCCCTCAAGCCTGCTCTCAAAGCAG TATACGGGAAGCCCgttctctcctccagctcgaTGCCCCCCTCGCCCCTGCCTTTTGTCCAGGCAGGAGGGGCCTTTCCGTTGCTCCATGGCCCGCTGGTTGGCGACGATGCTCTGGACGGAGAGATCGATGATCACGACGGCTTCCCGCACCTGGAGCCCTCGGCGCCTCCTCCAAGCGTGGAGAACATCCCACGGCCGCTCAGCCCCACGAAGCTGACGCCCATGGTACACTCTCCGCTGCGCTACCAAAGTGACGCCGACCTCGAGGTGCTCCGCAAAAAGCTGGCGAACGCTCCGAGGCCCCTCAAGAAGCGCAGCTCCATCACGGAGCCCGAGGGCCCCAGCGGGCCCAACATCCAGAAGCTGCTCTACCAGAGGTTCAACACTCTTGCGGGAGGCATTGAGGGGAACGGAGTCGGCGGATCAGGGGGAGGCAACGGCGCAGGCAACGGAACGCCTTTCTATCAGCCAGCCAATCCCCCCGGATATCCGGGAGGTGACTCTGTGGCCGATACAGACAATGGCAACCTCCCCTCTGGGATGCCGCTACTGCCGCCGCCGGGGGCAGAGGAGCTGGGCTCTGAGGCCGCACCTCCATCGACTGACGCCAACGACAACGAGCCACTGCCTTCGCCACTGGAAGAGCTGGACGATCCCGAAGAGGCAGAGGGACCCgaagacgacgacaacaacaacaacgtgggAACCTCTGAGGCGTCGCTGCCCAGCCCCGTGCCGGAGGTCACCACGCCGGAGGAGAGCGGCACGGCGGTCTCACAGCCCCTG GAGAAACGCACAAACCTGAAGAAGCCAAACTCGGAGCGCACAGGTCACGGCTTCAGAGTGAAGTTCAACCCTCTCGCCCTCCTGCTGGATGCCTCCCTGGAGGGAGAGTTTGACCTCGTCCAGAGAATCATCTACGAG GTGGAGAATCCAAGCACTCCCAACGACGAGGGCATCACACCGCTGCACAACTCGGTGTGCGCCGGACATCACCACATCGTCAAGTTCCTGCTGGACTTTGGCGTGAATGTCAACGCCGCGGACAGCGACGGATG GACTCCGCTGCACTGCGCCGCCTCCTGTAACAGCGTTCATCTCTGCAAGTTGTTGGTGGAGTCGGGTGCCGCCATCTTCGCCAGCACCATCAGTGATGTGGAGACCGCCGCGGATAAGTGCGAGGAAATGGAAGAGGGCTTCATCCAGTGCTCCCAGTTTCTAtatg GTGTTCAGGAGAAGTTGGGTGTGATGAACAAGGGGACGGTTTACGCCCTGTGGGACCACGAAGCTCAGAACCAGGACGAGCTGTCATTCGGCGAGGGGGACGCCATCACCATCCTGCGACGGCAGGACGACATTGAGACGGAGTGGTGGTGGGCACGACTCGAAGACAGCGAGGGCTACGTGCCCCGCAACCTGCTGGGG ctctatCCCAGGATCAAGCCTCGGCAGCGCTCCCTGGCATAG
- the ppp1r13bb gene encoding protein phosphatase 1, regulatory subunit 13Bb isoform X2 → MMPMILTVYLSDEEQAVTEVPITPETTCRDVVEFCKEPGESGCHLAEVWRGNERAIPFEHMMYEHLQKWGPRKQEVKFFLRHEDSPTESSDQGSQQSQDQTSRRSGTTGEKHNENGVGNQRVELTLSELQEMATRQQQQIEAQQQMLVAKEQRLRYLKQQERRQQQTVSEGEKLQRLKERVESQEAKLKKIRAMRGQVDYSKVINGNLSVEIEQVSSLFQEKQAELQSAVLRVEQLSLQLEDLRRGKLNGIHTALGGQVTGTAALELRKLYQELQIRNKLNQEQNSKLQQQKDLLNKRNMEVTLMDKRISELRERLYKKKAELNRANGPPSPQPAPGTLGRVAAVGPYIQVPVPGRQDGGYTMPPDPLKPQTLGVNNQANHGRTKSANDTGWSTVGKTNSTLKPPERRDSGSDTQGKSPPSGSPVTPSGEKVLESKMAVSSPAIPKPQPPPYGSHHISATSASSLERRRDAPPPLRPLPNPPAPAWPRTPPSTGSSSQQIQQRISVPPSPTLQPNVPLFPPGLSERLDPPPAVAVRPFIPDRGSRPQSPRKGPPTMHSSSIYHMYLQQAAPKSQPLKPALKAVYGKPVLSSSSMPPSPLPFVQAGGAFPLLHGPLVGDDALDGEIDDHDGFPHLEPSAPPPSVENIPRPLSPTKLTPMVHSPLRYQSDADLEVLRKKLANAPRPLKKRSSITEPEGPSGPNIQKLLYQRFNTLAGGIEGNGVGGSGGGNGAGNGTPFYQPANPPGYPGGDSVADTDNGNLPSGMPLLPPPGAEELGSEAAPPSTDANDNEPLPSPLEELDDPEEAEGPEDDDNNNNVGTSEASLPSPVPEVTTPEESGTAVSQPLEKRTNLKKPNSERTGHGFRVKFNPLALLLDASLEGEFDLVQRIIYEVENPSTPNDEGITPLHNSVCAGHHHIVKFLLDFGVNVNAADSDGWTPLHCAASCNSVHLCKLLVESGAAIFASTISDVETAADKCEEMEEGFIQCSQFLYGVQEKLGVMNKGTVYALWDHEAQNQDELSFGEGDAITILRRQDDIETEWWWARLEDSEGYVPRNLLGLYPRIKPRQRSLA, encoded by the exons ATGATGCCG ATGATATTGACGGTGTACCTCAGCGACGAGGAGCAGGCCGTGACCGAGGTACCCATCACCCCTGAGACGACCTGCCGCGATGTTGTTGAGTTCTGCAAAGAGCCTGGCGAGAGTGGCTGCCACCTGGCTGAGGTCTGGAGAGGCAACG AGCGCGCGATCCCCTTCGAACACATGATGTACGAACATTTGCAGAAATGGGGGCCTCGGAAACAAGAGGTCAAGTTCTTCCTCCGGCACGAAGATTCCCCGACCGAGAGCAGCGATCAAG GGAGTCAGCAGTCTCAGGATCAGACAAGTCGCAGAAGTGGAACCACCGGAGAGAAGCACAATGAGAACGGG gtgGGGAATCAGCGTGTTGAGCTCACGctgtcagagctgcaggagatggccacacggcagcagcagcagatcgaGGCTCAGCAACAGATGCTCGTCGCAAAG GAGCAACGCTTGCGTTACCTGAAGCAGCAGGAGCGGCGTCAGCAGCAAACCGTCTCAGAGGGCGAGAAGCTGCAGAGGCTAAAAGAACGCGTAGAGAGTCAGGAGGCAAAGCTCAAGAAGATCCGGGCAATGAGAGGCCAGGTGGACTACAGCAAGGTCATCAATGGCAACTTGT CTGTAGAGATTGAGCAAGTGAGCAGCCTGTTCCAAGAGAAGCAGGCAGAGTTGCAGTCGGCCGTGCTGAGGGTGGAGCAGCTCAGCCTGCAGCTAGAGGACCTGCGGAGAGGGAAGCTCAACGGCATTCACACCGCCCTGGGTGGCCAAGTGACCGGCACTGCAGCTCTGGAGCTTCGTAAACTCTACCAAGAGCTCCAG ATTCGGAACAAGTTGAACCAGGAGCAAAACAgcaagctgcagcagcagaaggatcTTCTGAACAAACGCAACATGGAAGTGACGCTCATGGACAAGCGCATAAGCGAGCTGCGGGAACGCCTCTACAAGAAAAAAGCTGAG CTGAACAGAGCCAACGGGCCTCCTTCTCCCCAGCCGGCTCCTGGGACTCTGGGTCGCGTGGCTGCTGTTGGGCCGTACATCCAAGTCCCTGTACCGGGCCGACAGGACGGAGGCTACACCATGCCCCCAGACCCACTAAAGCCTCAGACCCTGGGTGTCAATAATCAAGCCAACCACGGCCGAACCAAGTCAG CGAACGATACTGGTTGGTCGACTGTTGGCAAGACAAACTCAACTCTGAAGCCTCCTGAGAGAAGGGACTCGGGGAGTGACACCCAGGGAAAAAGCCCCCCCTCAGGTTCCCCCGTCACTCCAAGTGGAGAAAAG GTGCTAGAATCCAAAATGGCCGTCTCTTCCCCTGCCATACCCAAGCCACAGCCACCTCCCTACGGCTCCCACCACATCTCCGCGACCTCAGCCAGCTCCCTGGAGCGCCGCCGGGACGCGCCACCTCCTCTTCGCCCGCTCCCAAACCCGCCGGCTCCCGCTTGGCCCCGCACGCCGCCCTCCACAGGCTCGTCCTCCCAACAGATCCAGCAGCGTATCTCGGTGCCACCAAGCCCCACCTTACAGCCCAACGTGCCGCTCTTCCCCCCCGGGCTGAGCGAGCGGCTCGATCCGCCGCCAGCCGTGGCAGTGCGCCCCTTCATCCCGGACAGAGGCTCGCGGCCTCAGTCGCCCCGTAAAGGTCCTCCCACCATGCACTCCAGCTCCATCTACCACATGTACCTCCAGCAGGCAGCGCCAAAGAGCCAGCCCCTCAAGCCTGCTCTCAAAGCAG TATACGGGAAGCCCgttctctcctccagctcgaTGCCCCCCTCGCCCCTGCCTTTTGTCCAGGCAGGAGGGGCCTTTCCGTTGCTCCATGGCCCGCTGGTTGGCGACGATGCTCTGGACGGAGAGATCGATGATCACGACGGCTTCCCGCACCTGGAGCCCTCGGCGCCTCCTCCAAGCGTGGAGAACATCCCACGGCCGCTCAGCCCCACGAAGCTGACGCCCATGGTACACTCTCCGCTGCGCTACCAAAGTGACGCCGACCTCGAGGTGCTCCGCAAAAAGCTGGCGAACGCTCCGAGGCCCCTCAAGAAGCGCAGCTCCATCACGGAGCCCGAGGGCCCCAGCGGGCCCAACATCCAGAAGCTGCTCTACCAGAGGTTCAACACTCTTGCGGGAGGCATTGAGGGGAACGGAGTCGGCGGATCAGGGGGAGGCAACGGCGCAGGCAACGGAACGCCTTTCTATCAGCCAGCCAATCCCCCCGGATATCCGGGAGGTGACTCTGTGGCCGATACAGACAATGGCAACCTCCCCTCTGGGATGCCGCTACTGCCGCCGCCGGGGGCAGAGGAGCTGGGCTCTGAGGCCGCACCTCCATCGACTGACGCCAACGACAACGAGCCACTGCCTTCGCCACTGGAAGAGCTGGACGATCCCGAAGAGGCAGAGGGACCCgaagacgacgacaacaacaacaacgtgggAACCTCTGAGGCGTCGCTGCCCAGCCCCGTGCCGGAGGTCACCACGCCGGAGGAGAGCGGCACGGCGGTCTCACAGCCCCTG GAGAAACGCACAAACCTGAAGAAGCCAAACTCGGAGCGCACAGGTCACGGCTTCAGAGTGAAGTTCAACCCTCTCGCCCTCCTGCTGGATGCCTCCCTGGAGGGAGAGTTTGACCTCGTCCAGAGAATCATCTACGAG GTGGAGAATCCAAGCACTCCCAACGACGAGGGCATCACACCGCTGCACAACTCGGTGTGCGCCGGACATCACCACATCGTCAAGTTCCTGCTGGACTTTGGCGTGAATGTCAACGCCGCGGACAGCGACGGATG GACTCCGCTGCACTGCGCCGCCTCCTGTAACAGCGTTCATCTCTGCAAGTTGTTGGTGGAGTCGGGTGCCGCCATCTTCGCCAGCACCATCAGTGATGTGGAGACCGCCGCGGATAAGTGCGAGGAAATGGAAGAGGGCTTCATCCAGTGCTCCCAGTTTCTAtatg GTGTTCAGGAGAAGTTGGGTGTGATGAACAAGGGGACGGTTTACGCCCTGTGGGACCACGAAGCTCAGAACCAGGACGAGCTGTCATTCGGCGAGGGGGACGCCATCACCATCCTGCGACGGCAGGACGACATTGAGACGGAGTGGTGGTGGGCACGACTCGAAGACAGCGAGGGCTACGTGCCCCGCAACCTGCTGGGG ctctatCCCAGGATCAAGCCTCGGCAGCGCTCCCTGGCATAG
- the LOC118290487 gene encoding adenosine 5'-monophosphoramidase HINT3 — MGSQEASSSRSEDCPFCQIATSETDTEILLSDDQLVCFRDSKPGATHHYLVVPRRHIDNCKALQGDDVSLVEQMEKMGRSILEEKKVCDLNDVRMGFHVPPFSSVPHLHLHTLAPASKMNFRSQLHYGPQSHWFITVDKVLSQLKTRGTVK, encoded by the exons ATGGGATCTCAGGAGGCTTCCTCCTCCCGGAGCGAAGACTGTCCGTTCTGCCAGATAGCGACCAGCGAGACTGACACAGAAATCCTGCTGAGT GACGATCAGCTGGTTTGTTTCCGTGACTCGAAGCCTGGTGCCACTCATCACTACCTCGTCGTCCCCAGGAGGCACATCGACAACTGTAAAGCTCTTCAGGGGGACGACGTCTCTCTGG TGGAGCAAATGGAGAAAATGGGACGGAGTatactggaggaaaaaaaagtctgcgaCCTAAATGATGTCAG GATGGGGTTTCATGTGCCTCCGTTCTCCTCCgttccccacctccacctccacactcTGGCTCCAGCCAGCAAGATGAACTTCAGGTCACAGCTGCACTACGGGCCACAGTCTCACTGGTTCATCACT GTGGACAAAGTGCTTTCTCAGCTTAAGACTCGCGGCACGGTCAAATGA
- the LOC118290488 gene encoding adenosine 5'-monophosphoramidase HINT3 yields the protein MAEGKSDPFADTCTFCSIANNQDEETEVILKDKEMVCFRDIDPAAPHHYLVIPRRHIVSCLSLDRGHRRLIERMAEMGRAVLREQGIIDMKDVRLGFHQPPYISVNHLHLHVLAPASQISEYMIYKFIPGTSSFITEEYLREHLKKNGPLLQSIKKHLTYCTY from the exons ATGGCGGAAGGAAAGTCAGACCCGTTTGCTGACACTTGTACGTTTTGTTCGATCGCCAACAACCAAGACGAAGAGACGGAAGTTATTTTAAAg gACAAGGAGATGGTGTGTTTCAGGGACATTGATCCTGCTGCTCCTCACCACTACCTGGTTATTCCCAGGCGGCACATAGTCAGCTGCTTATCACTGGACAGAGGACACAGACGGCTCA TTGAGAGGATGGCTGAAATGGGGAGAGCTGTACTACGCGAACAAGGGATCATTGATATGAAGGACGTAAG GCTGGGGTTCCACCAACCTCCCTACATCTCAGTAaatcacctccacctccacgtGCTCGCCCCCGCCAGCCAAATCTCAGAGTACATGATTTATAAGTTCATTCCAGGGACAAGCAGTTTTATTACA GAAGAATATCTGCGGGAGCATCTAAAGAAAAATGGTCCACTGCTGCAGAGCATTAAAAAGCacctcacatactgtacatattaa